A single window of Chloracidobacterium sp. DNA harbors:
- a CDS encoding ABC transporter permease: MERLSRWLALFSKELRQIGRNRRLIVMLIIPPTLQIVLFGFALNPTVSDLKLGVLDESHSAESRELVSAMTESGSFVVYKYYLSDTEIDAAIGSGKLNTALIIPADFAKKRTAGQTATVQLLIDAVDSNTATIAGGYAARIINTLNQRILKNSSMQSGSVAQPQIPITGVSGSDSADKLPVVIQSNDIRTRLKQPSVIPRVALLYNPGLDNSWFIVTGLIGALLVLQGSIVAAASMVREKEVGTVEQLLMTPASAGEIITAKIAPVFLLLTADIALALGVARLVFGVPMLGSLPLFFVSGAMCVLSGIGIGTLISTFVGSQQQAQLMGFFVNPPLLLLSGTTTPIEAMPQWLQPFTLLNPVRHFAIISRGIMLKGSGIEILYPNLLTLLGFCILLVGISAWRFHRQLK; this comes from the coding sequence ATGGAAAGACTTTCGCGATGGCTAGCACTTTTCTCCAAAGAATTACGGCAAATTGGACGTAATCGTCGCTTGATCGTGATGTTGATCATTCCGCCGACGCTACAAATTGTTCTTTTCGGTTTCGCTCTTAATCCTACGGTTTCTGATTTGAAGTTAGGCGTTCTCGACGAAAGCCATTCGGCCGAAAGTCGAGAACTCGTTTCGGCAATGACCGAAAGTGGTTCGTTTGTAGTTTATAAATATTACTTGTCGGATACCGAGATCGACGCGGCAATTGGCTCGGGTAAGCTCAATACGGCCTTGATCATTCCGGCGGACTTTGCCAAAAAGCGAACTGCGGGCCAAACCGCGACGGTTCAATTACTAATCGACGCCGTTGACTCTAATACGGCAACGATCGCGGGAGGTTATGCTGCACGAATTATAAACACGTTGAATCAACGCATTTTGAAAAATAGTTCGATGCAAAGCGGTAGTGTTGCTCAGCCCCAAATCCCTATTACAGGAGTATCCGGCAGTGACTCTGCGGATAAATTGCCGGTCGTTATTCAGTCGAACGATATCCGGACCCGGTTGAAACAGCCATCGGTCATTCCGCGGGTCGCTCTTCTCTACAATCCCGGTTTGGACAACTCGTGGTTTATTGTTACCGGATTGATCGGGGCGTTACTCGTTTTGCAGGGCTCTATCGTCGCCGCGGCATCAATGGTCCGCGAGAAGGAAGTCGGCACGGTCGAACAGTTGCTTATGACACCTGCCAGTGCCGGTGAGATCATTACCGCCAAAATCGCACCGGTTTTTCTACTTCTAACGGCTGATATTGCGCTCGCTCTTGGGGTTGCACGGCTTGTTTTCGGCGTCCCGATGCTCGGAAGCCTGCCACTATTTTTTGTTTCCGGAGCAATGTGCGTACTTTCCGGCATCGGAATCGGAACTTTGATCTCCACCTTTGTCGGTTCGCAGCAGCAGGCTCAACTGATGGGCTTTTTCGTTAATCCGCCGCTACTGCTTTTGTCGGGAACGACCACGCCGATCGAAGCAATGCCGCAATGGTTGCAACCGTTCACTTTGCTAAATCCAGTTCGGCATTTTGCAATTATTTCTCGCGGAATTATGTTAAAAGGTAGCGGAATAGAGATACTCTATCCCAATCTTCTGACGCTGTTAGGATTCTGCATCTTACTGGTTGGCATCAGTGCGTGGCGCTTTCATCGGCAGTTAAAATAG
- a CDS encoding GGDEF domain-containing protein, whose protein sequence is METTLDLRTMVVVLMLISFALSAVMIYVLRSSKSYDGFGWWTAGTTAATLTFVVIGLIGSSAPILTATLSSAAGTGSLITAYLGIRRFFGRSMPYRTTAIIWSASIFVPLLFLFVYPNAILRITIISMLVAVIAGASAYEFRAEGDSESRRVYRVARWSYGLFTTWMVARSLINIVMPDAFGSNAGQGWTMAVYIVYNVFWTFNYLILNNQRLRQDLERAKSDLERQATTDFLTGVPNDRSFFETGEKEFSRAVRFRYPLSVVMMDLDGFKEINDRFGHAKGDEVLKSVVNDCRAKLRSSDTFARLGGDEFALLLAFTTSDNARIVAEVLRETIAGTKAGPAAGVTCSFGIAEIVDTDTDIKCTLDRADKNLYEAKRLGRNRVVGGLSDVRIEVLMEA, encoded by the coding sequence ATGGAAACGACGCTCGATCTTCGGACCATGGTAGTCGTGCTGATGCTCATATCATTTGCGCTCAGTGCGGTGATGATATATGTCTTACGATCGAGCAAGTCTTATGATGGCTTTGGTTGGTGGACGGCCGGAACGACTGCTGCAACATTGACCTTCGTCGTCATAGGCCTGATCGGGAGTTCAGCACCGATTTTGACAGCTACACTTTCTAGTGCTGCGGGTACAGGCAGTCTGATAACCGCATATCTCGGCATCCGTCGATTCTTTGGCCGATCGATGCCGTATCGCACGACGGCAATAATATGGTCAGCCTCAATTTTTGTTCCTTTGTTATTCCTGTTCGTGTACCCAAACGCGATATTGCGGATCACGATCATCTCGATGCTCGTTGCGGTCATTGCGGGTGCATCAGCTTACGAATTTAGAGCTGAGGGCGACAGTGAATCCCGGCGTGTCTACCGTGTGGCCCGTTGGTCTTATGGCCTATTTACAACGTGGATGGTAGCTCGCTCCTTGATAAATATTGTTATGCCCGACGCATTCGGGTCGAACGCGGGTCAAGGTTGGACGATGGCCGTCTACATCGTCTATAACGTTTTCTGGACGTTCAATTATCTCATTCTCAACAACCAACGGCTTCGCCAAGACCTCGAAAGAGCCAAGTCAGATCTCGAGCGACAGGCTACGACAGACTTTCTGACAGGCGTGCCGAATGACCGCAGTTTCTTTGAAACCGGCGAAAAGGAGTTCAGCCGCGCCGTTCGATTTCGTTACCCGTTGTCAGTTGTGATGATGGATCTCGACGGATTTAAGGAGATCAATGACCGATTCGGCCACGCTAAGGGGGACGAGGTGCTCAAAAGCGTCGTCAACGATTGCAGAGCCAAGCTACGTTCGAGCGACACATTTGCTCGCCTCGGCGGAGACGAGTTTGCACTGTTACTTGCGTTTACGACCAGCGACAATGCTCGCATCGTAGCCGAGGTGCTTCGCGAGACGATCGCTGGCACAAAAGCCGGCCCGGCGGCCGGCGTCACTTGTAGCTTCGGCATTGCCGAGATCGTAGATACCGACACGGATATCAAGTGCACTCTCGATCGGGCCGACAAGAATCTTTACGAGGCAAAACGTCTCGGACGCAATCGCGTGGTAGGCGGGCTTTCTGATGTACGCATCGAAGTATTGATGGAAGCATAG
- a CDS encoding DUF542 domain-containing protein: MTKLNDRTVREIVQSTPTATIAFEEFNIDYYCAGNRSFDDACRIAGVDSGVVSRRIEEERANTNMIGDFAEQKTASGLVEYIVERHHTFTKEESKRISTLFVEVCRTHSSDHPELLDLQNVFKTLCNDLLTHMQNEETVLFPYIKDLEAGLLDGVSALPIRFESVKNQSRMLRLEHEESVNILRKMRKVSADYQLPEAATSEMCELYSGILGLERDLHYHIHLENNLLFPLAAKIEEAGNADL; this comes from the coding sequence ATGACCAAACTTAATGACCGGACCGTCCGTGAAATTGTTCAGTCGACTCCGACCGCAACTATTGCTTTTGAAGAATTCAATATCGACTATTATTGTGCCGGAAATAGATCATTTGACGATGCGTGTCGGATCGCCGGAGTCGATTCGGGCGTTGTTTCCCGAAGGATCGAAGAAGAGCGAGCAAACACCAATATGATTGGCGATTTTGCAGAGCAAAAGACTGCTTCCGGCCTAGTTGAATATATTGTCGAAAGACACCATACATTTACCAAAGAGGAATCGAAACGTATTTCAACTTTGTTCGTGGAAGTTTGCCGCACCCACAGTTCAGATCATCCGGAACTCTTGGACCTGCAGAACGTCTTTAAGACGCTCTGCAACGATCTGTTGACACATATGCAAAACGAAGAAACTGTTTTGTTTCCGTATATAAAGGATCTTGAAGCCGGTCTATTGGATGGCGTTAGCGCACTGCCGATCCGATTTGAATCAGTCAAAAATCAGTCGCGGATGCTGCGCTTGGAACACGAGGAGTCTGTAAATATTTTACGAAAGATGCGTAAGGTCTCGGCAGATTACCAATTGCCAGAAGCAGCGACTTCAGAAATGTGTGAACTTTATTCTGGGATATTAGGACTCGAACGAGACCTTCATTATCACATTCACTTGGAAAACAACTTGCTGTTTCCGCTCGCCGCCAAAATTGAGGAAGCCGGAAACGCAGATCTATGA
- a CDS encoding DUF3565 domain-containing protein: MKQKIVGFDKDEDGDWRAELECGHYQHVRHRPPMIIREWVLSEEGRQEKLGVELECKKCDPQHPADARL; the protein is encoded by the coding sequence ATGAAGCAAAAAATAGTTGGTTTTGATAAAGACGAAGATGGCGACTGGAGAGCGGAACTCGAGTGCGGGCACTATCAGCACGTTCGGCATCGACCTCCGATGATCATCCGCGAATGGGTTTTGTCGGAAGAAGGACGCCAAGAAAAATTAGGTGTCGAACTAGAATGTAAGAAGTGCGATCCGCAGCACCCGGCGGACGCCCGCCTATGA
- the ric gene encoding iron-sulfur cluster repair di-iron protein, translating to MNSTATKTIREIALEAPETTRVFEEFKIDYCCGGRKSIEQACAEAGVDPVVVTARIESAIVDHAGRDNPDDITKKSAPELIDHILAKHHIFTVEEVERLTPLMAKVCTRHGDQHQELFELQNVFVALSDSIIPHMQKEEMVLFPYIQSIGSLNTGDGIANPPHFGTVENPIRMMMADHEADGARLRKMRAISDDYTLPEGACPSYTALYAGLEDLEKDLHRHIHLESNVLFPLAVDLERNALAVN from the coding sequence ATGAATTCTACAGCTACTAAAACAATTCGGGAGATAGCTCTCGAAGCACCGGAAACCACTCGCGTTTTTGAGGAATTTAAGATCGATTACTGTTGCGGAGGCAGAAAGAGTATCGAACAGGCGTGTGCCGAAGCAGGCGTCGACCCTGTGGTCGTGACCGCCCGGATCGAATCCGCGATCGTGGATCACGCCGGCCGTGACAATCCTGATGATATAACGAAAAAATCAGCACCGGAACTGATCGATCATATTCTTGCCAAGCACCATATTTTTACGGTGGAGGAAGTCGAACGTCTAACGCCCTTGATGGCAAAGGTATGCACACGGCACGGGGATCAGCACCAGGAGCTTTTCGAACTCCAAAATGTTTTTGTGGCCCTATCCGACAGTATTATTCCGCATATGCAGAAGGAAGAGATGGTTCTCTTCCCATACATCCAGTCGATCGGGTCACTAAACACGGGTGACGGCATTGCCAATCCTCCACATTTTGGCACCGTCGAAAATCCGATCAGAATGATGATGGCGGACCACGAGGCCGATGGAGCCCGATTGAGAAAAATGCGGGCGATCTCAGATGACTATACATTGCCGGAAGGTGCCTGCCCGAGCTACACAGCACTGTACGCGGGATTGGAAGATCTGGAAAAGGACTTGCACAGGCACATCCATCTGGAAAGCAACGTGCTCTTCCCGCTCGCGGTCGATCTGGAACGCAACGCTCTTGCAGTGAACTAA
- a CDS encoding ABC transporter permease encodes MKRIFAQARKELTQVLRDRLTLALALVLPLALLALMGYAISLSVTDLPIVVQDFDNSPSSRRYIAAFRSSLTFRIVELPIGEKPERALLDNSARAAIIIPEHFESDLERGLATEVQILIDASDANTANVMRGSATAVTQVFSSKLTTASVPMPIKAEVRLWFNPGRESDKYIAPSMLVVGLALFPPLLAALAMSREGEQKTILQVYVSSITAREYILGKILAYMAIALVEWFLCILLVYFLFDLTIKGDPTPLLVCTIIYLFTNVCFGTLIGVAIPNQAAAIQAVQIVGFLLSYLLSGAIFPIASIPPAIRWFSYLIPASYYNIVVRDALVRGGNWSSAWFAPFALAAIGTVFFTLAWVRMRKMQIEA; translated from the coding sequence GTGAAACGGATATTTGCCCAAGCCAGAAAAGAATTAACACAGGTTTTGCGGGACCGCTTGACGCTCGCATTGGCACTCGTACTGCCTCTAGCGTTACTGGCGTTAATGGGGTACGCAATTTCGCTGTCGGTTACGGATCTGCCGATCGTGGTTCAGGATTTCGATAACTCGCCTTCATCGCGCCGTTACATTGCCGCTTTTCGCTCCTCATTGACGTTTCGGATCGTCGAATTGCCGATTGGTGAGAAACCCGAACGAGCGTTGCTAGACAATAGCGCCCGAGCAGCGATCATTATTCCGGAACATTTCGAGAGCGATCTGGAACGGGGATTAGCAACTGAAGTGCAGATCTTGATCGACGCGAGCGATGCCAATACCGCAAACGTGATGCGGGGTAGTGCAACCGCGGTTACTCAAGTGTTTTCAAGCAAGTTAACAACTGCGTCCGTGCCGATGCCGATCAAAGCCGAAGTGCGCTTATGGTTTAATCCCGGGAGAGAATCAGATAAATATATCGCACCGAGTATGCTGGTCGTCGGCCTCGCACTTTTTCCGCCGCTACTTGCGGCCTTAGCGATGTCGCGCGAGGGCGAACAGAAAACCATTTTGCAGGTCTATGTCTCAAGTATAACTGCGCGGGAATATATCCTCGGGAAAATTTTAGCGTATATGGCGATCGCGCTCGTGGAATGGTTTCTGTGCATACTGTTGGTCTACTTCTTGTTTGATCTGACGATAAAGGGTGATCCGACACCACTTTTGGTATGTACAATTATCTATCTTTTTACTAATGTTTGCTTCGGCACTCTGATCGGTGTGGCGATTCCTAATCAAGCCGCCGCTATTCAGGCCGTACAGATCGTTGGTTTTTTGCTTTCGTATCTTTTGTCCGGGGCAATTTTCCCAATTGCCAGTATCCCACCCGCAATTCGCTGGTTTTCATATTTAATTCCGGCAAGCTACTACAACATCGTCGTTCGTGATGCACTTGTCCGCGGCGGAAATTGGTCTAGTGCGTGGTTTGCGCCTTTTGCACTTGCGGCAATTGGAACAGTTTTCTTTACGTTGGCTTGGGTACGAATGAGAAAAATGCAGATCGAGGCGTAG
- a CDS encoding NarK/NasA family nitrate transporter — MELSTPKGANRMLIMNTLAFTVCFGAWMLNGVLVTFLTVNRIFDWSAAEVGWLLGIPVLTGSIFRLPAGMMTDKFGGKPIFAGLLVLCAIPMFLLSTVESYFGFAICSFGFGLAGVSFSIGIAYTSVWFPKNRQGIALGIFGAGNAGAALTTLIAPTLLNRFTDNGANLDGWRTLPIVYAAVLVAMGVIFFIATTNKKPAYQAKSLVKQLEPLKNVRVWRFGLYYFLVFGCFVAFSQWLVPYFVNVYYLPLVTAGFLAALFSFPSGVIRALGGWISDVFGGRKVMYWVLGASVLISFLLIVPKMEITSPGKGITAEKDGTVTAISENSITIGDKTYQFAAKKGETKNIDEGIAVFPTKELWQESVVEVGQTVKRKELIAKGVTKIYFQANVWIFAVLVILLGSIWGIGKAAVYKHIPEYFPEQVGVVGGMVGVLGGLGGFVCPIIFGYLLDGTGLWTSSWMFMLFLSALCLLWMHAVVQKMMREKHSNLMKKIED, encoded by the coding sequence ATGGAACTTTCTACACCAAAAGGCGCGAACAGGATGCTTATAATGAACACCCTGGCATTCACCGTGTGTTTCGGGGCGTGGATGCTGAATGGCGTTCTAGTGACGTTTCTGACGGTCAACCGCATTTTTGACTGGAGTGCCGCCGAGGTCGGTTGGCTCTTGGGAATTCCGGTTTTGACCGGGTCGATCTTTCGACTTCCGGCCGGAATGATGACTGACAAATTTGGTGGGAAACCAATCTTTGCGGGTCTGCTCGTGCTGTGTGCGATTCCGATGTTTCTGCTATCGACAGTTGAGTCTTATTTCGGCTTTGCTATTTGCAGTTTTGGATTCGGCCTCGCCGGCGTGAGTTTTTCGATCGGCATAGCTTACACATCGGTCTGGTTTCCGAAAAATCGGCAGGGTATTGCTCTCGGTATTTTTGGAGCGGGTAATGCCGGAGCGGCGCTGACGACACTGATCGCCCCGACGCTACTTAATCGATTTACGGATAATGGCGCGAATCTCGACGGATGGCGTACATTGCCTATCGTTTACGCCGCTGTGCTGGTCGCAATGGGAGTCATTTTCTTTATCGCAACCACGAATAAGAAACCGGCCTACCAAGCAAAGAGCCTTGTTAAGCAGTTGGAGCCTTTGAAGAATGTGCGTGTTTGGCGATTTGGGCTTTACTACTTTCTTGTTTTCGGTTGCTTTGTGGCTTTCTCACAATGGCTCGTTCCGTATTTTGTCAACGTCTATTATTTGCCACTCGTAACGGCCGGATTTCTGGCTGCATTGTTCAGTTTTCCATCCGGGGTCATTCGAGCTTTGGGTGGATGGATAAGCGATGTCTTTGGCGGTAGAAAGGTGATGTATTGGGTGCTTGGGGCGTCGGTTCTGATCTCATTTTTACTAATTGTCCCCAAAATGGAAATCACCTCCCCCGGCAAGGGGATCACTGCCGAAAAGGACGGCACTGTAACGGCCATTTCAGAAAATTCTATAACGATCGGTGACAAGACATATCAGTTTGCCGCCAAAAAGGGCGAGACGAAGAATATCGACGAAGGCATTGCAGTTTTCCCGACCAAAGAGCTTTGGCAGGAATCGGTTGTGGAGGTCGGTCAAACCGTCAAGCGAAAAGAACTAATCGCCAAGGGCGTTACAAAGATCTATTTTCAGGCAAACGTCTGGATCTTTGCCGTCCTCGTGATCCTGCTCGGAAGCATTTGGGGAATCGGTAAAGCAGCAGTGTACAAACACATTCCCGAATATTTTCCGGAACAGGTCGGTGTCGTCGGCGGTATGGTCGGTGTCCTTGGCGGACTCGGCGGGTTCGTGTGCCCGATCATATTCGGCTATCTACTCGATGGCACAGGCCTATGGACGAGTTCTTGGATGTTTATGCTATTCCTCTCAGCTCTTTGCTTGCTTTGGATGCACGCCGTCGTGCAAAAAATGATGCGCGAAAAGCATTCAAATTTAATGAAAAAGATCGAAGATTAG
- a CDS encoding Crp/Fnr family transcriptional regulator, with protein sequence MHDEKIAIFKQTELFSNLDDNVLTVIAKKSLKKRLERNEILFLAGEPSKGLYVIASGSVRAFRTSADGREQVMHIEHAVTTIAEVPVFDDGNYPSTAAAEEPTTVYFLDKQAILKAAIEYPQLALAAAKLMASRLRRCASLVETLSLREVGQRLAGVLLKEVRNSHSSSKAGLTVKLPFTHNQLAARIGTVREVVTRSLLRLEDQGLIVHVGRSIRIPDLDALAAFAEVGRD encoded by the coding sequence ATGCACGACGAAAAGATCGCAATTTTTAAGCAAACGGAACTGTTTAGCAACTTGGACGATAACGTCTTGACGGTAATAGCAAAGAAATCGCTTAAGAAACGTCTGGAACGCAACGAGATCCTGTTTTTAGCCGGAGAACCGTCGAAAGGGCTTTATGTGATCGCATCGGGATCGGTGCGGGCCTTTCGAACCAGTGCAGACGGACGCGAACAGGTGATGCATATCGAACACGCTGTTACAACGATCGCGGAGGTGCCGGTTTTTGACGATGGAAACTATCCGTCGACAGCGGCAGCCGAGGAGCCGACGACTGTTTATTTTCTTGATAAGCAGGCGATCCTAAAAGCTGCTATCGAATATCCGCAACTCGCATTGGCTGCAGCTAAATTGATGGCGTCACGCCTACGGCGATGCGCATCATTAGTTGAAACGCTTTCGCTGCGCGAGGTCGGGCAAAGGCTTGCCGGCGTTTTGCTCAAAGAAGTGCGAAATTCTCATAGCAGTTCCAAAGCTGGGTTAACCGTTAAATTGCCTTTTACACACAATCAACTCGCCGCCAGGATCGGCACGGTTCGAGAAGTGGTGACACGCAGTCTACTGCGGCTTGAAGATCAAGGATTGATCGTCCACGTAGGTCGGAGCATACGGATACCTGATCTCGATGCTCTCGCTGCATTTGCTGAGGTGGGGCGTGACTAG
- the thiC gene encoding phosphomethylpyrimidine synthase ThiC, protein MSEQSIVNSQISAEQTSDQVRLPASQKVYVETGELRVPFREIALSPTKAMDGTVEANLPVRVYDTSGVWTNPDAKCDVREGLPALRRDWIESRGDIEEYVGREILPQDNGYLTKGAEEVARVNDRGTLEEFPGLRRAPLRAKTGHCVTQMHYARKGIITPEMEYVAIRENLGREQDAETLVRRSERSDRSSLNHQHKGDSFGAAIPEYVTPEFVRDEVARGRAIIPNNINHPESEPMIIGRNFLVKINANIGNSAVASSIEEEVEKMRWSTLWGADTVMDLSTGKNIHATREWILRNSPVPIGTVPIYQALEKVNGKAEDLTWEIYRDTLIEQAEQGVDYFTIHAGVRLPYIPMTAKRTTGIVSRGGSIMAKWCLAHHEESFLYTRFREICEIMQTYDVAFSLGDGLRPGSIADANDEAQFAELDTLGELTKIAWEMDCQTMIEGPGHVPMHLIKENMDKQLEVCGEAPFYTLGPLTTDIAPGYDHITSGIGAAMIGWFGCAMLCYVTPKEHLGLPNKQDVKEGVITYKLAAHAADLAKGHPGAQYRDNALSKARFEFRWEDQFNLGLDPEKAKEFHDETLPAEGAKLAHFCSMCGPHFCSMKITQDVRDYANAQGLEAEKALAVGMTEKAAEFVAKGSEIYQGVGENEGKGD, encoded by the coding sequence ATGAGTGAACAATCAATAGTAAATAGTCAGATCTCAGCAGAACAGACGAGCGATCAAGTGCGATTACCAGCCTCGCAAAAGGTCTATGTTGAGACGGGAGAATTGCGCGTTCCATTTCGAGAGATAGCCCTCTCGCCGACAAAAGCAATGGACGGCACGGTCGAGGCCAATCTACCGGTACGTGTCTATGACACCAGCGGCGTCTGGACCAATCCCGACGCGAAATGCGATGTCCGTGAAGGCCTGCCGGCACTTCGGCGCGACTGGATCGAGTCACGGGGCGACATTGAGGAATATGTGGGCCGCGAGATTCTACCGCAGGACAACGGCTATCTCACAAAAGGCGCCGAAGAGGTCGCAAGAGTAAATGATCGCGGCACGCTCGAAGAATTTCCCGGGCTACGCCGTGCACCGCTGCGAGCCAAGACCGGCCATTGCGTCACGCAGATGCATTATGCACGAAAGGGGATCATAACGCCTGAGATGGAGTACGTTGCCATTCGCGAAAATCTCGGCCGCGAGCAGGACGCGGAAACGCTGGTTCGCAGATCGGAGCGAAGCGACCGAAGCTCACTGAATCACCAGCACAAAGGCGATTCATTTGGAGCAGCGATACCGGAATACGTCACGCCCGAGTTTGTCCGCGACGAGGTCGCCCGCGGCCGTGCCATCATACCCAACAACATCAATCACCCCGAGAGCGAGCCGATGATCATCGGTCGCAATTTCCTCGTCAAAATAAACGCAAATATAGGAAATAGCGCTGTCGCATCCTCGATCGAGGAAGAAGTGGAAAAGATGCGCTGGTCAACTCTCTGGGGAGCGGATACGGTTATGGACCTCTCAACGGGCAAGAATATCCACGCGACCCGTGAATGGATCCTGCGCAATTCGCCGGTGCCGATCGGTACCGTGCCGATATATCAAGCTCTGGAAAAAGTAAATGGCAAGGCCGAGGACCTAACGTGGGAAATCTACCGCGACACGTTGATCGAGCAAGCCGAGCAGGGCGTCGATTACTTTACGATCCACGCCGGGGTGCGTCTGCCGTATATCCCTATGACGGCGAAACGAACGACCGGGATTGTCAGCCGAGGCGGTTCGATAATGGCTAAATGGTGCCTCGCCCATCACGAAGAGAGTTTTCTCTATACGCGGTTTCGCGAGATCTGCGAGATTATGCAAACCTACGACGTTGCCTTTAGCTTGGGCGACGGACTGCGACCGGGCTCGATCGCCGATGCCAATGACGAAGCCCAATTTGCCGAGCTCGACACACTTGGTGAACTTACCAAGATCGCGTGGGAGATGGATTGCCAAACGATGATCGAGGGCCCGGGCCACGTGCCGATGCACCTTATTAAAGAAAATATGGACAAGCAGCTTGAGGTCTGCGGCGAGGCGCCATTTTACACACTCGGGCCACTGACGACCGACATAGCCCCGGGCTATGACCACATCACATCGGGAATCGGTGCCGCGATGATCGGCTGGTTTGGGTGTGCGATGCTCTGCTACGTCACACCTAAGGAGCACTTAGGCCTGCCCAACAAACAAGATGTAAAAGAGGGGGTCATAACCTACAAGCTCGCCGCCCACGCTGCCGACCTCGCTAAGGGCCATCCCGGTGCTCAATACCGAGATAATGCGTTGAGCAAAGCTCGTTTCGAATTTCGCTGGGAAGATCAGTTTAACCTCGGGCTCGACCCTGAAAAGGCGAAAGAGTTTCACGACGAGACCTTACCCGCAGAAGGTGCAAAACTCGCGCATTTTTGTTCAATGTGCGGCCCGCATTTCTGCTCTATGAAGATCACGCAGGACGTACGCGATTACGCCAATGCCCAAGGGCTCGAGGCAGAAAAAGCTCTGGCTGTCGGTATGACTGAGAAGGCCGCAGAATTTGTCGCAAAGGGAAGCGAGATCTATCAGGGCGTGGGCGAAAATGAAGGAAAAGGAGATTAG
- a CDS encoding NarK/NasA family nitrate transporter, whose translation MATWLKKWTPEDEKFWDETGSKIAWRTLVVTTICLIMSFATWFMMSAIVVELPKIGFNFSTKHLFWLAAMPGLAGGTLRIFHTFLVPIVGTRHIVTFATFIKILPCISIGLAVMNPETPFWFFMVLAFTGGFGAGDFSSYMPSTSVFFPKRLQGTALGIQAGIGNFGVSVAQFITPFVITFAIVGASQTANKIDPATKAVISSSTMWLQNASFIYVPILFVLGFTAWFTLRSVPLHASFREQLDIFRNKHTYFCTIIYVMTFGAFSGLAAAFPLLIKTLYGSFPDAPNALSYAFLGPLVGSASRVLFGFVADKTGGAILTLVTGVALIIGCVLLVGLGLLTPTSVEQFPMFVGIMLGMFFFTGVGNAATFRQFPIIFGDNPRQAAGVIGFTAAIAAYGPFIFAISIGTTLEMTGVVTPFFWALSVFFVIATGLNWWYYTRRGCEKPS comes from the coding sequence ATGGCTACTTGGTTAAAAAAATGGACGCCCGAGGACGAAAAGTTCTGGGATGAGACGGGCAGTAAGATCGCCTGGCGGACGCTCGTCGTAACGACGATATGCCTTATTATGTCGTTCGCGACTTGGTTTATGATGAGTGCCATCGTCGTCGAACTGCCAAAGATCGGATTTAATTTTTCAACAAAGCACCTTTTTTGGCTGGCGGCTATGCCGGGACTGGCCGGTGGAACGTTAAGGATATTCCATACTTTCCTTGTTCCGATCGTCGGTACTCGGCACATCGTAACATTCGCAACATTTATTAAAATACTGCCGTGTATTAGCATCGGCTTGGCAGTGATGAATCCGGAAACGCCGTTCTGGTTCTTTATGGTACTCGCCTTTACTGGTGGTTTCGGAGCGGGCGATTTCTCGTCCTATATGCCATCGACAAGCGTCTTTTTTCCGAAACGCCTACAAGGCACTGCCCTGGGGATCCAGGCGGGAATCGGCAATTTCGGCGTCAGCGTTGCTCAATTTATTACGCCGTTTGTCATTACTTTCGCGATAGTTGGTGCATCCCAAACCGCCAATAAGATCGATCCGGCCACGAAAGCAGTTATTTCCAGTTCGACGATGTGGCTACAGAACGCCTCGTTCATTTACGTGCCGATCTTGTTCGTGCTTGGCTTTACAGCTTGGTTCACATTAAGAAGCGTTCCGCTTCACGCTTCATTCAGAGAGCAACTGGATATATTCCGTAACAAGCATACGTATTTTTGCACGATCATTTACGTGATGACATTTGGTGCGTTTTCGGGTTTGGCCGCCGCATTTCCTCTATTGATAAAGACCCTTTACGGAAGCTTTCCAGATGCTCCTAACGCTTTGTCCTATGCCTTCCTCGGCCCACTTGTAGGGTCGGCCAGCCGCGTGTTATTCGGGTTTGTCGCGGACAAAACAGGCGGCGCGATCCTGACACTCGTCACCGGAGTGGCTTTGATAATAGGCTGTGTCCTTTTGGTTGGGCTCGGCTTGCTTACGCCGACTTCGGTTGAACAGTTTCCGATGTTTGTAGGGATCATGTTGGGTATGTTCTTTTTTACAGGCGTCGGTAATGCCGCAACATTTCGCCAGTTTCCCATCATTTTCGGAGACAATCCGCGGCAAGCTGCGGGCGTCATCGGATTTACCGCTGCGATCGCCGCATACGGTCCATTTATCTTTGCAATATCGATCGGAACCACCCTCGAAATGACCGGCGTCGTCACGCCCTTCTTTTGGGCACTCTCAGTCTTCTTTGTGATCGCAACGGGTCTTAATTGGTGGTACTACACCCGCAGGGGTTGCGAAAAGCCGTCCTAA